In one window of Lacticaseibacillus casei DSM 20011 = JCM 1134 = ATCC 393 DNA:
- a CDS encoding DUF1827 family protein — MKLVQNPIRLNASLHKMLPHTMRFLYSRKPVKYFELYTLGSVHVYYVEGFDQIDIVLTHDKRTIKDAEIDFVLEKLLPDTPKTELKIDHAAKSEIEHEVHRKLKVHDVVIIEK, encoded by the coding sequence ATGAAATTAGTTCAAAATCCCATTCGGCTTAATGCCAGTTTACACAAAATGCTTCCGCACACCATGCGCTTTTTATATAGTCGCAAGCCGGTCAAGTATTTTGAACTTTACACGTTAGGATCGGTACATGTTTATTATGTGGAAGGATTCGACCAAATCGATATTGTCCTGACTCATGACAAGCGCACCATCAAAGATGCCGAAATTGATTTTGTCCTCGAGAAACTATTGCCAGACACACCAAAGACCGAGCTAAAAATCGACCACGCCGCCAAAAGCGAGATCGAACATGAAGTTCATCGTAAATTGAAAGTGCATGATGTTGTTATTATCGAGAAGTGA